The Anas acuta chromosome 22, bAnaAcu1.1, whole genome shotgun sequence genomic sequence ATGTGCTTTTGGCTCATCACAAAGCTGCCACCTCTGCTACTCCATCTGTCCAGACTTCTGGACCATACTACCTGGGAGGCAGAGATTAACTAGATACCATCCAGGGAGACCTTCCTTCACCCATCAGCCCCAGGCATGCCAGGATTTGTGTACCATGTCTCCAATGACGTGGTTGTCTGAACGTCCTGTGCGATTAATCCCTCGGATACCAAAGACCACAAACACCATGGCTCCTGTGTCCACCAGTGGCCGCACTGCTGGCTTCCCGCAGCCCGTGTTCATGCAAGGATTAAATCCAGAGGTTGCTGACAGCTTTGCTTTGGGTGCTGCTAtcaaatacagaagaaagaatGGTTACATAAAAGAAGGCAACAACCCAGCTGACTCTCTAGCCCAGTCAGCAGCAAGACGTGGCTGAACAGGTACCCATCAGCCTTACCTTTCTCACTGGGAACATAAAGGATGCCTTTGGTGGGTCCGTCTGGGCTAGAGCTGAGAAGACAGCCAGGAGGTGCCACACACACTCGGCCGTGGTAGGGGGGCTTGTGCGACTGGGCAAAATACAGTTTCCTGTGCAACAAAGAGAGTTCATTACGGGAAGGCCGGGGTAATACAGATGTGTCCAAAGCACTACATGGGAAGAGACATTCTCAGGgacaaagggaaggaaaaggtgaGCAGCTCCAGGCTTGGATCCCTAGCCATTGTGCATTGTGTGCCGCCTGTTCAGCCCAAAACTTTAGGTGGGTAAGGGCAAGACAAAGACCAGCAAATTCTTTTTGCCCCCCAAAGAAGCCCGCAGTGACAGTTCTGCACCTGGCAAGCCCCTGGCATATTGATGATGTTACGGGCCTGCAAAATAACGCTGCAAAGATGGGACACACGTGCAAAGAGACATAGGGCCAAGGATGCCACCAGCTGAGGTCCGGGCTGGCACTGGACACTGGACATCCCATATCAGCCATTCAGCTGTACTGGTTTTGCTGCCTGGCCATGGGTGGGTTTGGGAGGGTTACCGCGTTCGCTGCTGCTCCTTGGCGGCCACATAGAAACTGAAGTCGAACTTCCAGCCTCTCTTGGTATCACAGGACAAGGTGGTCATCATCCACTTCCTGGGGCTCGTCTGTTTAAGCAGCCCTACTGTGGACACACAAGCTGTCAGCTTCCTGGTGAAGTTACCGAAAGGCACTCTATACACCTAAGCAATGGATTAATGAAAACAGACACTTAACTCCACAAGGTTGCAGCCTGTCACATGTTAGCATCACACACTCCCCTCCTCCCAGGGCACTGGCACAACCACACGGAATGAGTGCTGCAGGCACAAACCCAGCCAGTCCCCAGCCTGCCTCCTTCCCAGGGTGCTGGGCAGTGTGTGATGGAGCCCCTCACCGCCCCCATTCTCTGTGGCCtatgctgggtgctgctgctctgtccgGGGTGAGGGCGCTATGAAAAGCAGTTCTGCTGGGGGGGCCTATGCACAACGTGGCCTGTGAACTGTGTCGCCTGCTCACTAGCTATCTGGGCATGGACAGAAGGAGGCAGTGGGAATCCAGCTGTTTCAGTTGCAGTTCTAGAATAAGACCAGCTGATGATGCCAGGCCTCAGCTGAACCCCAGAGATGCCCACACTTTTCCTATTGCTGACAGTATTGTGGCAGTGCAAGGCATAACCTCTAACAACACCCTCTGCATTAGCTACCTTACTGCAATGCCCTGGATATTTCACCCTGAGCTACCCAGGGCCCTGTGGAGAGACAGGAGGCTCTTGTGCTCACCTGCTGAGTGCTGCACTCTTGATATAGGGGTCCAACATCCCTGGACTGACTCACCTGGAACGAAGGCACCTCCCCGTCTCCTGGTGACACCATCTGCCAGGGGGCAGGGACACTGGCGTTGAGAGAGAATCTGTAGATGGCTGGCCTTCCCTTGCTCCTGGACTTGGAGATATACACAGTCCCCTGCAGATCTGGAGCAAACAGAGAGAGGGCATGAGAGCTAGTGGTACTTCGCAACCAGCAAATCCTGCAGACATGGAAACTGGGGTTCCTCTAGTCTGTTGTTTCCTCTggggcagcaggcacagcctcTGCCTTCGAGCAGCACAACACACATTTCAAAGGATTTCATAAATATATCCTGAGCTGCAGTAATTCCTGATGGCTTATTGATTCATGTCAGCTCAGGACCTGGCCCAATAACTCTTTTATTCTCAAAATCCCCTGCAAAGCAGGCTAAATTTACTCTCCTCGTGGCCTGCCAACAAGGCTGTGATACAGGACAGAGATGCAAAAGCTCTGTGCTTCTAGCCTGCAAACTAGTGCTCCTGGTGCTCAAACTAGGCAGACCAGAGGGATTTGTTGCTAGACTGTATTGCCACCTGGACTACAGGACACTGTCCTAGAGAACAGTAGGCATTCTGGAAGGGGGATGGTAATGATGACCCTAGTCATCATGACCCTGATATATAACATCCAGCACCAAACCAGGGCTCAACAGGGCTGTGTCCAAAGAAAATTATTCCCCATCAGTTATTCTGAGGTCATatgatttatgttttttgtttgtttgattataAGATGGGGCCAAAAATCAGTCATCATGTCCCACTTACCTTGCTGCCCTGTATCACTTATGCTCCCTTTGCTTCCCCAAGGTGACCCTGagcctcttttctttttttccaaggaagTTCGGATGTTGTTCTGCAAGCTGTGGGGCTTTTCCTGAAACAAACCTGTCCAACAAGGTTACTCAGGGAGGAAAGAGTGAGTGGTATGACAAAGAGACCTTCCAGCCCTGCACATGTCACTCACTTGAGTAGGTAACACATCAGGGACTCTGCTAACACCAAACCCTGAGCACTGAGCCACAGCCCCCAAGCTGGTCACTGGCACAGTCCCTTATGAGTAAAAATAGATCATGTTCCTAGATTATAAAGGAATTAGCTCCAGCAGAAACACTCAGGCAGTTCCTGGCTAAAGCAGCTGTTCAAAATACTCTACTCCTACAGACAACTCCACCATCCTACTCCCAGTATGTGCCTTCCTTCAGCAGGATCCATCCAATACCCAATGAGATATTTTTAGAATTGTAGTCCTCTATCTCCTTTTCTAGCTCCCCCAGCTCAGGGTCTGGGCCAGGCTGCATCCCCTGTGTCCTGGGGGCCAGCACTCTCACCTGAGCAGGTAATGCAGGAGATGCCTTCAGCACTCAGGTTGTATTTCAGGTCTAGCAGCACCTGGATGTTTGTGTCTGGCCGGAACAAGACTGGAGCACGGCTTGCTGGACGGAGGCGGCTGGCAAAGAATATGGATAGGAGCAAAACAACGAGAAAGAGCCCTGCAAGGAGAAGCCCTGGTAAGTGTATGGGACCCTGAGTGCATCTTGCTCTTAGGACACAGTCAGCAAGGGCATGGGGTAAGGATGCTGTTTTTAAGAGGAGAAGGGAACAGCCCCTACAGCACAGTGGCAGCTGGGCTTTCCTGTACTGAGCCCCATGCCTGGATAACCCCATCAGGGCCTGTCATTTCAGACCTGAGTGAAAGGAGAGGGATGGAAAAATCTTCAGGTTCCTCATGCAGTCCCCTTAGGGACCATCTGTTCCGGGGATGCTCATCAACCGTGTTAGAAGCCATCTATTACATCCCCTTTCTCAGTCTCCTGTCACTAATAATCAAGGCTTGGAGACGAATTGAGATGCTGTCAAACCCTCTAAAACCCATGCAGATGGAACATCCCCCCTCCTTGCTTACCCACAATCACCCATCTGCTCTTTACTGCAGACCACAGCACCcagtgctccagcagctcctgcagatgGGCTATCAAGTGACCTCGGCTGCTCTTCTCCACAGTGAGCTGCAGATTTTCTGGCATCACAGACACCAAGGGAACATCCCCCATTTCCAGAGAGActagaaagagagaaatcaaaGGCAGTCTCAGTAGTCAGTATCACGAGTGCCTCTCCTAGCTTCCTGCTCTCCTTCACAAAATCTCCCTCTGCGAGGTGCTGCACAACTCAGTCAAGCTACGGCGATGTGATAAGATCCAGGCAGGGGCAGTGACTAGCCCAGGATGCAATAGGAAGCATCTTTGGCCACTGACTGACATGTAACAAGTTACACTACTAAATCCAGCTGAAAGCCTTTCCTTCAGGTTATTCTTCCTCTGCCAGATCCCACTAACATTGTGGATATGAGCATAAAGACACTGCGTGCTTCTTGGGTCAAGCAGAGTTTGTCCTTCTGTCCCACTGAGTACATCTGGAAGCTAACGACACACAGCTCACCTCCTCCTGACTACAGCCTGGCTCCTCCATGATCCCTCATCGCTCAGGGATGCCCAGGGAACCGCCCTCTTCTCTACAGGTGAGAAGTGTTCACTTGCTCTAGTGGAGTCAAAGAGTGCCTGGCATGCTGTACAGCTGACCCACAAACCATGCTTGATCACCAGCTGGAACAAGCTGCTTTGCTACTTCATGAGTTCCCTGATGCCCAAGGGTCCCCAGAGAAAAGCATCCTGCTGTTTACTCTGCTCAGAAGGGAAGGAGTGATTTCCATACATTACCATCTCATGTGTCCCCAGCATACTAAGAAGACAGCTCTTGCAGCGCAGAGCCAAAGAACAACTGTCTGTGTAGCAAATGCTGCTTGGAGCCCACCCTGTGGGGGGAAGGTCTGGGCACTGCCATGGGATCGATGGGCCCTCAGCCAGGGATATATTTGCCTCCAGTTCCACTCTGCTGCTAGGCCCAAAAGGTACTCTCTGCCCAGACTCACCCCAATTGtggtttttaaaaggaagagatCCTAGCAAGATTTAGAAGCAAGTTTTTAAACGAGAGCATGAGCCCTTAAGCACCCTTATCTCCAATCAGAGCTAAAAGGAGTATCTTTTGCTAACAAGTGGTAGGGCATTTTTGGGCTCTCTTTCTAGATTGCTTGCACAGTCTCAGGCAACTCATTGCCCCCTCCTTGCCACGAGGGAGGAATTGCTCTGAGGAGGTCATGCTGGAGAATGACAAAATGTTGTCTTGCCTGCTTCCCAAATGCAGTACTCCAAATggcagggaagagggaagaacaTCCTCTACTTGAAGGTAAGCTGTCCTGGTGCTACGGATTCAATGCTTCATGGCTACATCCACGTGGCAATTAGTGATTTCCAACACCAAGTACAATCCACTTTAGACCCAAGAAGGTTAGCAAAGCAGTTAGCAAGCACGTATCTGCAGCCACTGAAGATCTCAAAGCATCCTGCAGTCACTACTGAACTCAGACTTCTCCCCACAACTTTTGTGGCAGCATCATTTTGTGACACCCTCCTGCTTAAAAGTAGGTGAACTGAGCATGGACAGGAGAAGCTCCAGGATGGACAGGACAGCATAGTCCCCCTGAAGGCACAACACAGCAGGCACATACCAGGCTCCTCCTCCACGCTGAGCAGTGGGATGTCATCATCGAGATAGGGAAGCGTCTCTCGGCCTGCTCTGGAGGTGGCTTCAGAGGCAATGAAGAGATCTTCAGCCAGGTGCAAAGCACTCTTTTTGGTGCACTTCTGACTGCAGCTAGATTGGGGCAGAGAAGGAGACAAAGGAATGAGCTTTAAGTCATGTACCCTGAAGTTACCAATGGTCTCCTTCAATGGTCTCCTTCAGCAACAAGGAAAGCAGCAACAGTCTGCTCCAATTACTTGGAAAGACAACAGGCAGTGCCGTGAGCAATTTCCATTGCTAAGTGCTCAGAGGTCAGGGGCTGAGCTGCTACAGCAAAGCAGTAGCAGGTTGGGCTGAATAaacagagcagggctgagccacACACACTGGGCACTGAGTGACGGCAGTTTCAGCAGTTCATATCCTTGCTAATGAATTAAATCAGGCCAGGTCATCTGCACTGCTAaagagcaggggaagggaaatgTGCTGACTTCCAAACACACAGCTACATGCACTGCTTGTGCTTGCAGGCAGGAGCAATGGTGATCTGTCTGCTGGGCTTGCATCTGCACAGCCTGAGGATTATGGCTGTGCGGTAAGTGCTCTGAGGACACAAATGGCCCCAACACTTCATGAGATTCAACAAAGAGGTATGACGGACACTGCTGAGTCTGTCTGCTGGGTGGCACCAGCAGAGGGAATGAGATTGGGGCCTGGCCCTTCTATTTTGCTTTGATCTGGAAGGGCAGCAGCTATATTTTCTACTCTTGGAGAACAAACAATGGCAAAACCACGCTATCTGAGGGGGAATGAGAATGACAGAGAGGATTGGGTAAGGATTTATCCTGGCCATGGGCTCCAGCCGCATCTTCCCACTCCCAAACAGAACTCACCTGGTTTGACAGGAGCTCTCTAGTGGGGACACATAAAGGGTCCATATTCCAAGAGCAGCTGGCATGATGAAGAGCACAGCtacccagcagcaggacacaaTCAGTGACATGAAAAGTCCAAAATCATGCACAGCTGGTATCTGCATGAAGACAAAGAATGTGGGTTTGGGATCAGAGAAGTGCTGGGACAGGAAACCTAGAGAGACAGAAAGATATCTGGAGGAACCTCAGAACAGCTCATACTGCTCTTAGTCATGGTAGTCAGCAAACCAGGCAGGAGCTGAGTCAGAGCCTGACAGCCACTGGATTCCTTTTGATCAATGGCACAGGAGATATTGGCATGGATGCGGATACAGAGAGAGTGTGTACTGCCTTAGAACAGGCAAGAGAGGGCCGTCTAGGGAAAGTAAGTCTGGCATGCCCCTGTGCTCAGAGGGGCAAAAAGATGGTACTGGCAGCTTCATTCTCTTTTAGGGCCttgggaagaaacagaaagccccaaatccccaaacTGCAGCATACCTGAGAGAAGATGTTGGCAGCATATGCTGCAGCTGTGGTCAGGGAGGTGAAGAAGGTGGCCTTCCCCGCTGTCTGGATGGTGTGGATCATGCGCAGCTGCACATCCTTCAGGTGGGTGGCTTGGCGGTAGGTGttgatgaaaacaaagacatCATCAACCCCtagggaaaaagggaaggggagttCGATACTTAACTCACAATAGGGACACGTGTACTGAAAATCTGATTTGCCCTGAGCTTCTGATCTGAAAATCCTCCCCTCACAGACAATGGAGGGAACGGGCTTGCAAATTTGATCTGCATTTATCACCATCACCTTCCTCTCTCCTGCAAGCAGCAGTTAAGGCAAGGCAACATAGATAAACTGGAGTAAGGATGTGCTTACCGATCCCAACGATAACGAAGGCAGCCACCCCATTAAGTATGCCCAGGTACTGGATCCCAAAAACCACGTGGTACAGGAACAGAGCCACCAGACAGCTTAGCCCGATGCTGGCAATGCCAAAGAATGACAGGAACACTGTAGGAGGAAAGAAACGTGGAGAAACCACTACTGCTGGCCACCCTCAGGGATTACAGACACCTCCCACCTGCCCTGCTGTGGTACTGGCTCCCAGGAGTGTGCTGGGGAGAAAGAATAGCTCAGGGCTGTAGGAGTACAGCTTGAAGACTCCCTCCTATGAGCCCTATCCACGAAACTACATCAGCCTTACAACAGAGTCAGCAAGAGAGGAACCCATATCTCACCCCTATTCTTTTGTGAGCTTTCCCCCTACCTTGCCCAcaaagctctgctctgcagaatcAGACTTGCAAGaccttctgcctgctgctgtgccacacAAAGCCAGGTTGGGGCCAGGGCATCAGAGCCTCTCCTGGGGCTTGCCCACAGACACGGGAAGGCACGGCACATTTGGCTCCGtgtgagagcagagcagctctgacTGCAGCCTACCTGAGCAGGAGGTGAGGATGTAGACCAGGACTGctatgcagctgctgctgatgaAGGCCAGCAACATGTCATTGTTGAAAGTCCTCCTTACTTCGTAGTCAAACAAATCCGTCCCTCCATACAGCACCTGGACTTTGCTGGGTGGGAAGATACGACGGGAAAAGAGTAGGCAGCGTTGAGTGtaaaggcagcagagccaggggaTTTATCAAAGCACATCATCCCCCCCAGGGCCAAAGGAGGTCACTGCTCTAATAAACTTGGCAGTTCTCTGAGGAAGCAGCGAACTCAGAGCAGTGAAAGCAGGTTGAACTAGATTGCTGCTGGAGGTGAAGTTCACacaagaagggagaaaaataaaagagcaggtCCAATATTTTTAGAATTCCTCCAGTGCCTGGTGGGTCTGTGCCACTAATGGACTTCTTGCTGTCAGCAAACAGCTTCTGAAGCCTCAAAAGGCAATTCCATCTAGAATCCTAATCATTGCTTATTATATTAAGCACAAAGGTAATAACCAATGGATGCAGGCAGAGTTAGAGCTTATCAGGAGCCATATGATTTACCAGCCTCTGCTTCTGGAAGCAGACTCTGAGCGGAAGTAATCCAAGATAATTTAAGCAGTACAATAGCTGTGCACCATAGGAGACTACCAGGAATCCAAGCTTTAGAACTGAGCCTTGGCCCCAAATTCCCTTTTGACTTCTCCTAGCTGCAGCCCACTCTGCCAGCCCATTGCTGAGAACAAACACTCGGTGGATGCTTGTTTTCAGGGCTAACAAGGGCTGACTGCACTTCACTCTGCTTTTGAAGATCAGTGTCCCTTCATTCTGGGACCTATTGAGactcagagcagcagagagctggggacTGAGAAGCTGTACTGCCTTCCCCCAGCTCTCTGGGTACTGGGCtaccttttccttttgatcTATTTTACCTTTTCACTTCCACAAGCATTGAGCAAAGCTCTGTTCAACAAGAGCCATACAGACCAGATGGTGAAACAAGTCTGCACTTCCTGAAACTGATTCTGCTCTTACATTCCTCTCCTCACCCCTCTGTGCAAAGAGTGGACACTTCTGGAAGGATTTCTGCTGGCATGGGCAAAAGCAGAATCAGACGCACAGGTTGACGCCCTGAGTAAGGGCCATTTCACTCCTTGCACCACATCAGCTGGGGCCAAACTCAGACcaggaaggcagagcagcagcttggCTGGAGCCAGTGGGATTGGACTTGTGAGATGGAAGCAAACAGACCCAATGCCAGACAGGGACTGAGCAGAAAGACAGGCACTGGATTCAGTCGTTGGCTTCCTATCAGTGTCTCAACTGATGTCTCTGGCATGCTGCTGCAGTAGGAAGTGACATTAAAGGGAGGCATATGAGTGGTTTTCTGCCATATGTCCCCCACTTTTATTCACAGCATTGTGCCAGAGCCCAACTTTGAAGatcctttctctccttcctccgGAGCATTCCACCCTGGCCACTGTTTGAAACCAACCAGCAGTCTGAGCTGGCATGGCAAGCTTTCTGAGCCTGGAGCCTTCCAGGTGAGGCTGGATGCTTCAGGGTTATCAGAATTGAGCAGACCTGTTCATTCCCATAAACCTTTTGTAAACCTTTTACACCCTGCAGGATCTATTCCAGACACTCCTTTAGTGCCATAGCAAGCACCATCTTCCCCAACCTCTGTCTTTTCCTGCCCTCACCTTGTGGACTGCTTGGCCAGCATGGCCACGTAGGTGACGACAAAGCTCTGGAACTTGCGGCGCTGCTCCTCCCAGCGATCCTCCACCGAGTAGTAGTTCGGCAGCGGCGCCCCAAAGAGGATTTCACTCCGCAGCAGGGAGCTCTTCATGTTCTCAGCAGACAAGCCCTCATCTACATACCAGTAGAACTCGGGGTGGGTCATGGCCAGCTCCAAGGATCCTGCAGGAGAAAAATGCCACTTCTGTTAGGCTTAGCTGACCTGGCAAGGCACAGGGACAGTCTGACAAAGGCGAGCCGGGAGTTATCTTGTCTTTCAGAGTGATGctgactgctgctgccttgcaggGAGCAAGGAGGGCTGGGAAAAGCTGGCTTGCAAAGACTgaccttcctctgctgctttgtGCCTCTGCCTGCAATGCTGCCTGTGTGCAGATCCCCCTCAGGGACACATCTCTCCCTGACTGCGATCTCAGCCACAGCTTGCGTGCACACATCAGAGCTACAGCAGCAATGCATGCGACACCCCCATCAACACCCCCACTGCAGAATGTGCTTAGCTCTCTTATATTGGGCCAATATTTGAAACATCACAGTGGGAAGCACAAGAGCTAAACAAATGGCTCTGCTGTGACCTGCTAGCCCTGCCATCTGACAGTCAGGGACAAGGAGAAGAGCACACACTCCTCAAAGAGACGCTTGTAACAATACCCTCAGTACCATCCCATGCAATACAACTTGTGGTGACCAATTGTCTTGGCTTTGGCATGGCAATAAGAAGTTTCTGAGCTCTTTTCAAGGCAGAGAGAACTCTGTGTTCCTATGCATATTGATAAGCCAAATCACACAGAAGTGATTGCAAGTGCGTTGTTTACTGCCGCTCAGCAGACTCCCAGGAGAGTTGATTTCCCCAGTGCTGCAAGCAGGCACATGAGCTGACCTCTACTCCTGGCAGGCAAACAGCACGAATATGAAGAGTTACCAGGCCAGCAAGCAGCAAGTCACTGACTATGGTAAGATGATCACCTGCACAGGCAGGGGAAGACCAGGGAGCTAATGAGCAGACTCCATTTCTTTAAGCACACCATAAAGACCAGAGCCAGGCAGTTCTCAGTAAGACACACTCCCTATCTGCCCCCATAATCCAAGTTCCCTTGAGTTCATGCCAGAAGGACTCAGAAACCAGGCACTTTCTTGCTTTAGTAGCAGAGCTATAACACAGGAGCAGATGGAGTTAAGCCTTTGCCTGCTCCCAGCGTGGCTCCCGGACAGCTATCATGGAAAGCACGCGCTGGGGAGACAGATGGAGGCTTCATCCCACAGCCACATCTCACCCACAGACTTCTCATGATTCACCTCTTCACCATACAGagcttctgctctgctggagggACATCGTGCAAGGTACGGATGGGAGGAGGAACAgggccttcctcctcttctccttaTAGAAGCCTTTCCAGCGGGTGACTCACAAGCTGCCTTTCAAGCTCCAGAGCAGCCCACAAACCTCTTTCATCTGCTCCAAAGTGCAGGAAAGCACATCCCTATTGTCTGTCCAAGGCTTGACACGCTTCTAATGAATCACAGTCATTCACAGGAGCCAAGGACCAGTGGAAGGTGTCTGTACAATGCAGAACTCCCTGCACTTGTCCCTGTTGCTCACCTGTCAGGGCCTGTGCGACTCATGGCTGGTGTTGCAGAAAGGGCTTTGCTGCAAGGGTGGAAAAGGGGCcccagcacagaacagacaatTCCTCAAGGCACAACAAGGCAGCATCTTCCTCTCCACACCAGGCAGCCGCCCCTCCTAGCTGCACACCTGTAAGTGACTGCCTGAACTTGTAGATGTGTGCCTCAAACGTGCCaacccctgcccgcagcactCAGCTCACCTTGGATGTCTGCAAGGTCTTGTCCCATGCCATCGTAGTAAATCTTCCCTCCTCTCTCAGTGGGGAAGAAGTAGGtcatgagggagctgggaggggagcagtAGGAGTAGGAGCCCAGGGGCAGGTCCTTCAAGACCTCGTGGGGCTTCCAGCAGAACTCCCGGAAGCGAGGGTGGTCCATGATCTTGCGCTCGACCTCGTGGATGGTGACCAGGCGCTCGGTGGTGAAGATGTTGTTCTCAGCATCCCCCCGAGCCAGAAAAATGAGCTCAATGCGCCAGTGCgcgtgtgtctgtgtgttggCACTAACGTAAGTGTTTGAGTAGTCCCAGCGCGGGGCGCCCCTTTCTGCTCGGGCAGTTTGGTTTCCCAGGTTGAGGTGGGCACGGGGTTTTTGGGGGCTAGTCCTGCCCTGCGGGGTGCTGCGCTTGGCCCGCGCACTGCCCCCCAGGTGGGAAGCGTTGAGGTGGAGCTGTTGGAGCTGCTCAAAGATGAGCCTCTGCAGGGTCTCAGAGGTGAAGTCAGCAAGGTCCCGGCGGTTCCTCCCCCACGACCCAAACTGGGACTTGAGGGCCAAGGCAAGCGCGTCGAAGCGCTGGGAGGACTCGTGGTTACGGATCTCGAAGGCGTTGTAGGAGATGTCGATGTCCAGGGCTGGGTAGTGGAGGAACATGACAACAGCAAGCACAGCGGGGATGGCGCAGCCAAGGAAAAGGATGAAGCCGGCGCAGTACGGGTTGGTGAATATCCAGCCAACAATATTCCAGAAGCCAGTCGCCGGCAGCGTGACACGCAGTGGCCTGGCTCTGCACGGGCTTTTACCACACAGCAGAGCACCCTCCTGCCTCTTCCGTGAGCTGAAGGCAACCTCTTCATCTTCCTCGTCTAGCCAGGAGTCCTGTAACAAGGGGTCATCCTCCGTGTCCATGTCCAGTGCCTGCAcaaagggggagagaaaagcagTCAGCGGGTGTCACGAGGCACAGCTGGGATGCAGAGCGGTCACCCAAGGGTCTTGGTGGTGGAGCCAGGGTGGGAGGCACGCTCCAGACCTCTCAACAGCGATGCATGGTTCCTTTTGGACCCTGCAGATCTACATTTACTGAAAGGGCAGGCTCCTCATGGAGTATTCCACACCTTGCTGCCAGGAACCACAGAGGGGAGAAGTTCAAACCACAGTCACAGAGCCAAGTGCTCTGGGGACTCCTGGAGCACCAGGCCTGGAGACAGCAGGGGATTTGCAGTACACTGCGCAGCCCTGCCTCTGatcacagcagcaggaacactTAATTAGCTACCAGACGAAATTCCAAGAGACCCTATCTTCCTCTCATTAAAACTGACAATAGATTTTCTCTGGGGTATTTATAGCTGTGTTTATCTTcccatgcatgcacacacacagagccccTGAGCACCCATGCCTGCAGACCCACACGTATGCACGCACTTGCACATGCCGATTCCCACAG encodes the following:
- the DISP3 gene encoding protein dispatched homolog 3 isoform X2; translated protein: MCKRTSGHSSGFQALDMDTEDDPLLQDSWLDEEDEEVAFSSRKRQEGALLCGKSPCRARPLRVTLPATGFWNIVGWIFTNPYCAGFILFLGCAIPAVLAVVMFLHYPALDIDISYNAFEIRNHESSQRFDALALALKSQFGSWGRNRRDLADFTSETLQRLIFEQLQQLHLNASHLGGSARAKRSTPQGRTSPQKPRAHLNLGNQTARAERGAPRWDYSNTYVSANTQTHAHWRIELIFLARGDAENNIFTTERLVTIHEVERKIMDHPRFREFCWKPHEVLKDLPLGSYSYCSPPSSLMTYFFPTERGGKIYYDGMGQDLADIQGSLELAMTHPEFYWYVDEGLSAENMKSSLLRSEILFGAPLPNYYSVEDRWEEQRRKFQSFVVTYVAMLAKQSTSKVQVLYGGTDLFDYEVRRTFNNDMLLAFISSSCIAVLVYILTSCSVFLSFFGIASIGLSCLVALFLYHVVFGIQYLGILNGVAAFVIVGIGVDDVFVFINTYRQATHLKDVQLRMIHTIQTAGKATFFTSLTTAAAYAANIFSQIPAVHDFGLFMSLIVSCCWVAVLFIMPAALGIWTLYVSPLESSCQTSCSQKCTKKSALHLAEDLFIASEATSRAGRETLPYLDDDIPLLSVEEEPVSLEMGDVPLVSVMPENLQLTVEKSSRGHLIAHLQELLEHWVLWSAVKSRWVIVGLFLVVLLLSIFFASRLRPASRAPVLFRPDTNIQVLLDLKYNLSAEGISCITCSGLFQEKPHSLQNNIRTSLEKKKRGSGSPWGSKGSISDTGQQDLQGTVYISKSRSKGRPAIYRFSLNASVPAPWQMVSPGDGEVPSFQVYRVPFGNFTRKLTACVSTVGLLKQTSPRKWMMTTLSCDTKRGWKFDFSFYVAAKEQQRTRKLYFAQSHKPPYHGRVCVAPPGCLLSSSPDGPTKGILYVPSEKAPKAKLSATSGFNPCMNTGCGKPAVRPLVDTGAMVFVVFGIRGINRTGRSDNHVIGDMGSVIYDDSFDLFKEIGNLCRLCKAIASNTELVKPGGAQCLPSGYSISSFLQMLHPECKNIPEPNLLPGQLSHGAVGVKDGKVQWISMAFESTTYKGKSSFQTYADYLKWETFLQQQLQLFPEGSALRHGFQTCEHWKQIFMEIIGVQSALYGLILSLVICVAAVAVFTTHILLLLPVLLSILGVVCLVVTIMYWSGWEMGAVEAISLSILVGSSVDYCVHLVEGYLLAGENLPLHHTEDPTACRQWRTIEAVRHVGVAIVSSAVTTGIATVPLFFCIIAPFAKFGKIVALNTGVSILYTLTVSTALLSIMGPGTFTRSRTSCLKAVAGVLLTGLLGLCICLALLKSGFNIPLPNGTAL
- the DISP3 gene encoding protein dispatched homolog 3 isoform X1, which gives rise to MCKRTSGHSSGFQALDMDTEDDPLLQDSWLDEEDEEVAFSSRKRQEGALLCGKSPCRARPLRVTLPATGFWNIVGWIFTNPYCAGFILFLGCAIPAVLAVVMFLHYPALDIDISYNAFEIRNHESSQRFDALALALKSQFGSWGRNRRDLADFTSETLQRLIFEQLQQLHLNASHLGGSARAKRSTPQGRTSPQKPRAHLNLGNQTARAERGAPRWDYSNTYVSANTQTHAHWRIELIFLARGDAENNIFTTERLVTIHEVERKIMDHPRFREFCWKPHEVLKDLPLGSYSYCSPPSSLMTYFFPTERGGKIYYDGMGQDLADIQGSLELAMTHPEFYWYVDEGLSAENMKSSLLRSEILFGAPLPNYYSVEDRWEEQRRKFQSFVVTYVAMLAKQSTSKVQVLYGGTDLFDYEVRRTFNNDMLLAFISSSCIAVLVYILTSCSVFLSFFGIASIGLSCLVALFLYHVVFGIQYLGILNGVAAFVIVGIGVDDVFVFINTYRQATHLKDVQLRMIHTIQTAGKATFFTSLTTAAAYAANIFSQIPAVHDFGLFMSLIVSCCWVAVLFIMPAALGIWTLYVSPLESSCQTSCSQKCTKKSALHLAEDLFIASEATSRAGRETLPYLDDDIPLLSVEEEPVSLEMGDVPLVSVMPENLQLTVEKSSRGHLIAHLQELLEHWVLWSAVKSRWVIVGLFLVVLLLSIFFASRLRPASRAPVLFRPDTNIQVLLDLKYNLSAEGISCITCSGLFQEKPHSLQNNIRTSLEKKKRGSGSPWGSKGSISDTGQQDLQGTVYISKSRSKGRPAIYRFSLNASVPAPWQMVSPGDGEVPSFQVYRVPFGNFTRKLTACVSTVGLLKQTSPRKWMMTTLSCDTKRGWKFDFSFYVAAKEQQRTRKLYFAQSHKPPYHGRVCVAPPGCLLSSSPDGPTKGILYVPSEKAAPKAKLSATSGFNPCMNTGCGKPAVRPLVDTGAMVFVVFGIRGINRTGRSDNHVIGDMGSVIYDDSFDLFKEIGNLCRLCKAIASNTELVKPGGAQCLPSGYSISSFLQMLHPECKNIPEPNLLPGQLSHGAVGVKDGKVQWISMAFESTTYKGKSSFQTYADYLKWETFLQQQLQLFPEGSALRHGFQTCEHWKQIFMEIIGVQSALYGLILSLVICVAAVAVFTTHILLLLPVLLSILGVVCLVVTIMYWSGWEMGAVEAISLSILVGSSVDYCVHLVEGYLLAGENLPLHHTEDPTACRQWRTIEAVRHVGVAIVSSAVTTGIATVPLFFCIIAPFAKFGKIVALNTGVSILYTLTVSTALLSIMGPGTFTRSRTSCLKAVAGVLLTGLLGLCICLALLKSGFNIPLPNGTAL